The following DNA comes from Moritella sp. F3.
GTTGAATTTTATCAATCAATACTTTTTGTAATTCATCAATTGAGCGCGTCATCAGTTTTACAAAAATATTATAATTACCCGTTGTGTAATATGCTTCAACGACTTCATCTAACGCTCTTAATTGCGCTAACGCAGAAGGGTAATCTTTTGCGCTTTTTAGATTAATACCAATAAAACAACATACGTCATAACCGAGTTTCTTCGGACACACTTCAACTTTAGTACCAAGGATAACACCAGTTGATTTCATTTTTTCAACACGAACGTGAATAGTACCCGCACTAACGTTAAACTTTTTAGCCAGTTCAGCATAAGGTACACGTGCATTGACCATGAGTGCATTAAGGATTTTTTTATCTAATTCATCAAGATGAGCATTAAGCGACATTACAACGATTCCGATCATAAGTAACAATACAAGAAGTCGATTATAACGCTAAAACCATAATCATCTAGCGTATAATTTGAATAATCTTGATAAATTACCACCTTTTTGACTGCATAACTGCGATTTAGCCACAATATCCTTAATTAATAGCTCAATTTGTCACATTCGAAATTAGTTTAATGACAATGTTAAAAATACTATTGGTCACATTGCCTGCTTGAGTTACCATTTCGGTCTGCACACCGCGCAATTATTTATTCAGGTAACTTAATGTCTCAGCAACAATACAATCTTATCGTCGTACTCGGCGCGACCGCATCGGGAAAGACACGCTTGGGTGTCGACCTCGCGAAACAATTAAACGGTGAAGTGATCTCGGGCGACTCTCGACAGGTCTATATCGGCCTCGATATTGGCTCAGGCAAAGATTTAGCTGAATACGGTGATGTACCTTATCACTTGATTGATATTATAGAACCCGGTAAAGAATATAACGCCTTTCAATTTCAGCGTGATTTTTTCAACGCATTCAAGGATATTAACCAACGCAATAAGTTACCGCTACTTGTCGGCGGCACTGGTTTATACATCGATGCAGTGGTTGCTGGTTATGAATTTGTGCAACTCGATAAAAATATTCCCCAGCGTGAGCAGTTTGCTGAAATGGCTTTAGAAGATGTACAGCAAATTTTGCTTGAGCTTGATAGCCAATCCTATACAACAACGGACATTACTGTGCGTCCACGCTTGTATCGTGCCATTGAAATAGCCCAACATGCAGCATCGCAAACAAGTGCCGTCATCAAAACAGTACTGCCAGAAATAGAGCCTCTGTATTTCGGTATAAAATGGGATCGTAGTGTATTACGCCAGCGCATCACCTTACGCTTAAAAGAACGTTTAGAAAATGGCATGCTTGAAGAAGTTGAAGGTTTGTTAGCGCAAGGTATTACGCATGACAAATTAGAGTACCTTGGGCTTGAATACCGCTTTGTCAGCCAGTATATCGAAGGTAAAATCAGCTATGATGAAATGTTTGATATATTGAATATCGCCATTCATAAATACGCAAAGCGCCAAGATACGTGGTTCAGAAGAATGGAACGTCAAGGTGCTATCATTCATTGGTTAGACGGTACAGGTGATATCAATGAGCAAGCGCAAGCGGTACTCAATCAATTTCAAAGAAGTTAATATGTAGACGCGCATAATAACGCTAAGTCCTCATTTCTCAGTATCAAAAAAGCCACACCGAATCGGCGTGGCTTATTATCTAACTCTATCTACTTACTCAATTATTTATTCTTCAATTTAAGTAAATACTTACCTAAGTCAGTATTATTTAGTCACTTGATGCTCTGGATTGTATTTATCCATCACGACAGCACACACTGCATCACCGGTAATATTCAATGCTGTACGCACCATATCAAAAATACGATCTAATGCGAATAGCAGTGGTAAACCTTCGATTGGAATGCCAGCCGCTAATAATACTGCAACAACAAGGAAAGACGGTCCTGGAACGCCCGCTTGACCAATTGCACCTAATGTCGATGTAAAGATAATCGCAGCATAAGCAGCCATACCTAATTCAACATTAAACATTTGTGCAAAGAACACGGCTACTAGACCATAATAAATAGCATTACCACTCATGTTGATCGTCGCACCTAACGGTAATACAAACGCAGCTGTTGAGTTAGCAAGTTTTAATTCTTTTTCACATACTTCCAGTGTCACAGGCAATGTAGCCATTGATGACGCTGTCGATAATGCTAATGCTTGAGGTTTCTTCATCGCAGACATAAATTTCAGTACTGGCGTATCAGAGAAAAACTTCACTACAAGTGGATAGAAAATGAAACCGTAGATAATAATTGCTGCAATATAAACAACAAACAATTTCATTACCACAGCTAGTGCGCTAAAACCAAACGTACCAACAGATTCAGCCATCAGACCAAAGACACCAATTGGGGCAATAATCATCACACAATTGATCATCCAAACAAATGCATCAATGATGGTATTTAAACCGTCCATGATTGGCTTAGCACGTTTGCGTTCAACCTTCGTTAATGCAATACCAAAGAAGATACTGAATACTAGAATTTGTAAAATATTACCGCTCGTTAACGCACTGAATACATTCGTTGGGATCATGCCAATAATGGTATCAAATACACCCGGTAATGCGCCTTGCTCAGCAGTTACGACAGCTAAACCTGTCGCATGTTTAGAGAAATCAACACCAACCCCAGGTTCAAATACATTACCCATAACAAGCGCAAGTGCGACAGCAATCGCAGATGTCAGCATAAAGAAGACAAATGTACCAACACCAATCTTACCTGCTGAAGGACTGTCACCAAGATTAGCTGCACCAGCAATAATCGATACAGCAACAAGTGGAATCACTAACATTTTTATTAGATTAATAAACAGCGCGCCCAATGGTGCAAATATGGCAGCGCCTTCGCCCATGAAAGCACCGACGGCAGCACCAATGATCATAGCGACTACAACTTGAAACCCAATATTTTTAACTAGACTTTTTTTATCCTTAAGCAAAACACTCTCCCAACAAGGCTTTAAACAATACATTATACGTTAACGAAAAATCGCGGCGAAGATAACACAGCAAGTAAGGCATAAATGTGATCAAACGCCAACTTTTCGTCTATATCTTTGCAAAATCGATAACAAAGCATTGCCTTTTTAGGATAAATGATAATTAAGGATTTAAATCTACGATTCGTTAATCTCGGTTAAGTAATGCCATTAACCCACTGACGCGTTCGGTACGTAATTTAATCGCCTTTTTCATCACGGTCACGTTAGTGAATATGTCTAATTGCTCTTTTGCACGAGTAATACCGGTATAAACTAACTCTCTTGTTAGCACTGGATTGAAACGATTAGGTAAAATCATAACCGTGTGTCTAAACTCGGAACCTTGTGATTTATGAATAGTCATTGCAAAGACAGTTTGATGTGGTGGCAATCGACTCGGTAAAAAAGATTGCATATTACCGTCCGCCATTTCAAAATAAACCCGCATGCGGCGATCTTCATCCTGCATACAAATACCAATATCGCCATTGTATAAACCAAGACCATGATCATTATTGGTGATCATAATCGGCCTACCTGCATACCATTCAGATTGATCTTTACGTATCTTACGCGCCGCTAGCAGTGCTTTTTCAATACGCTGGTTTAAACCTTCAACACCAAAATCACCTTCTCTGATTGCCGTTAAAATTTGGAAATCATTAAAACGGCGTAATATCGACTTTGCTTCATCGTCACTCGGTGATACGACAATCTTAGCTAAGTAATCTTGATAACCTTTTTTTGCCATCGTGATAAGCGCGTCATAGGTTTCAGTCGATAACGGGTGCAAATTAATATCATCATGCTGATTTTCCCATACGCTATCAAATTCGTTCAGATCGCCTCTATTTACAGCCCCTGCTAAACAGCCAATACCTGACTCTGCATCGAAACGATAGCTCTTACGTAATAAGCAGAGGCTGTCATATATCGCCGTCGCATCTGTTGCTTGGTATTGGTTTAGATCATAATCGGTAATCTTAGATAACCAATTCACTTGCCCTGCAGAATAACCCGCCGTTGCATAAGCACAGATATCAGCTAATACAGAGCCCGCCTCTACCGACGCAAGTTGATCTTTATCGCCCAGTAATATTAGTCGAGCATGGGGCGGTAATGCCGCTAACAATTTCGCCATCAGTGGTAAATCAACCATTGAGGCTTCATCAACAACCAGTACATCAAGATGTAATGGGTTATCTTTATTGTGACGGAATGCTTGTCTATTCGGGACAACCCCTAATAATCGATGTATTGTCCCTGCTTGTTCAGGAATAAGATCCGCTACATTCACGGGTAAATCTAACTTGCCCTTCGCACCCGCAATCGACTCTGTTAAACGAGCCGCCGCTTTACCTGTTGGTGCAACAAGTTTAATCGTTAGCGCCTGTTGTGCTAGTAAACCTTGTTCAATTAATAAGGCTAATAATTTAGTTACTGTCGTTGTTTTACCCGTTCCAGGGCCGCCGGATATCACTGAGAAATGGCGTGTCGCTGCGACAGCTACAGATAGCTTTTGCCAGTTAAGACAATACGCTTCAGGGATCAAGCTATCTAAGGCATGCAGTTCTTGGGCATTTTTAGCGGTAAGCAATACCTGCTCCACATCATTCCAGCTAATACGGCCTTTCTTAACGACGTCTAAGTATTTGGCCACAAATGACTGCGCACTAAAATTAGCGTCTCGTTCTTTCGCTAAAATAGGAAAGAGGAAACCATAATCACGTTTAAATAAGCGATTAAGGCTGGCACTGAGATCAGGCTGTTGGCTTTGCTTTGCTAACCCCTTCAACTGCTGCGCAACTTGTAACTCGTAAGCCCAGTAACGCTGTAAATATAATTTACCCGCATCAGCAACAAACTGCAGTGGCGCAGACTCGCCCACAACAACTGAGTTTGCTAATAAACTTGGCCAAGACTCATTACGACTCGATATTTCCGCCAGTAATAAGTGTGAACGGGTTAAATTTAGATCAAATAAAGCATTGCTATCGATACCCTGTAAATCAATGCACACATGACCTTTACCCAGTTGATAGCTGGTTAAACAGGCTAATAAAATAATCGCGGGTTCAGATTCATAATTACTAATAAATCGAGCGAATTGATAATCAAGTTGACGGATCTGATTTTCACTAGCTAATTCTTTTAAACACTGAAGTATGCTCATTATGCAAGCTCTCCTAAAAATAAATCATCTAACTGCATAATAAAATCGAGTGAGGGTTTAGTGAAAAACACACCATATTCATTACCCGTCTCAACCCTCACTCCACGTAAAAATAAGTAATAAACACCACCAAAATGCTGCTGGTAATCATAATCTGGAATACGCGAACGTAGAAAACGATGTAATGCCAAAGTATATAACTGATACTGCAGCTCATACCGATGCTCAATCATGACATGATCAATCGCATCGGCAGTGTACTCAGCTTGGCTGTCACCTAAATGGTTAGATTTATAATCGAGTACGTAATAACGGCCTTCATAGACAAACACCAAATCGATGAAACCTTTTAACATACCGCTGACTTGCTGAAAGTCTAACTCGCCCGCTTGCTGAGATAATCCGTCATGCTGCTTTATCAATACGTTCAAATCATCACAGTTAAGCGACGAGATAGGCATGAAGAATTCCATCTCCACTTTCTTTTGTGAGGGGGTTAATTGGCGTAAACTAAAACCATCTTGTAGTGGACAATCCAGTACCTGATTCACCAATTCAAGTAAAATCGGTAACCAAGCAATATCGTAACCTTCACGCTCTAATAGTTGTAATATCTGTTCAGTTAGCGCGTCTGCATCGACATTAGCAAAATCAATATGCTCAAATACTGTATGTAATAAAGTACCGGCGGCAGCACCACGTGGGAAACTAAAAATATCCCAATTCATTTCCTGCTCTTCATCTTTCTCGGTATTCACTTCAACATCAAACCCTGGTAATTCCAAAGAGGCATCGTAACTAGAATGACTGTTACCAGCATTACCGTTAGAACGATGACGAGACAATGCAGAATAACTTGTTACCCACCAATTCTTACTGATCGGGTTAGTCATGGTTTTAGCTTGATAGGTTACCACTTGTTCAACAACAGGCTGGTAAGCAGGTACTGCTGCTAACGGCGGTTCCACAATAGCAACGTACGCTCTTAGTTCATCAACAGGTTGCTCTGCAAGTTTTTCAACACAGGTTTTAAATTCGGTATCTTTGCACTCTTCGCCTTGCTGTAATAGATAGCCCATCGCATTGAGATGCATCTTATT
Coding sequences within:
- the miaA gene encoding tRNA (adenosine(37)-N6)-dimethylallyltransferase MiaA: MSQQQYNLIVVLGATASGKTRLGVDLAKQLNGEVISGDSRQVYIGLDIGSGKDLAEYGDVPYHLIDIIEPGKEYNAFQFQRDFFNAFKDINQRNKLPLLVGGTGLYIDAVVAGYEFVQLDKNIPQREQFAEMALEDVQQILLELDSQSYTTTDITVRPRLYRAIEIAQHAASQTSAVIKTVLPEIEPLYFGIKWDRSVLRQRITLRLKERLENGMLEEVEGLLAQGITHDKLEYLGLEYRFVSQYIEGKISYDEMFDILNIAIHKYAKRQDTWFRRMERQGAIIHWLDGTGDINEQAQAVLNQFQRS
- the recD gene encoding exodeoxyribonuclease V subunit alpha produces the protein MSILQCLKELASENQIRQLDYQFARFISNYESEPAIILLACLTSYQLGKGHVCIDLQGIDSNALFDLNLTRSHLLLAEISSRNESWPSLLANSVVVGESAPLQFVADAGKLYLQRYWAYELQVAQQLKGLAKQSQQPDLSASLNRLFKRDYGFLFPILAKERDANFSAQSFVAKYLDVVKKGRISWNDVEQVLLTAKNAQELHALDSLIPEAYCLNWQKLSVAVAATRHFSVISGGPGTGKTTTVTKLLALLIEQGLLAQQALTIKLVAPTGKAAARLTESIAGAKGKLDLPVNVADLIPEQAGTIHRLLGVVPNRQAFRHNKDNPLHLDVLVVDEASMVDLPLMAKLLAALPPHARLILLGDKDQLASVEAGSVLADICAYATAGYSAGQVNWLSKITDYDLNQYQATDATAIYDSLCLLRKSYRFDAESGIGCLAGAVNRGDLNEFDSVWENQHDDINLHPLSTETYDALITMAKKGYQDYLAKIVVSPSDDEAKSILRRFNDFQILTAIREGDFGVEGLNQRIEKALLAARKIRKDQSEWYAGRPIMITNNDHGLGLYNGDIGICMQDEDRRMRVYFEMADGNMQSFLPSRLPPHQTVFAMTIHKSQGSEFRHTVMILPNRFNPVLTRELVYTGITRAKEQLDIFTNVTVMKKAIKLRTERVSGLMALLNRD
- the asnC gene encoding transcriptional regulator AsnC; translated protein: MSLNAHLDELDKKILNALMVNARVPYAELAKKFNVSAGTIHVRVEKMKSTGVILGTKVEVCPKKLGYDVCCFIGINLKSAKDYPSALAQLRALDEVVEAYYTTGNYNIFVKLMTRSIDELQKVLIDKIQQIEEVQSTETLISLQNPISRDVHP
- a CDS encoding dicarboxylate/amino acid:cation symporter — its product is MLKDKKSLVKNIGFQVVVAMIIGAAVGAFMGEGAAIFAPLGALFINLIKMLVIPLVAVSIIAGAANLGDSPSAGKIGVGTFVFFMLTSAIAVALALVMGNVFEPGVGVDFSKHATGLAVVTAEQGALPGVFDTIIGMIPTNVFSALTSGNILQILVFSIFFGIALTKVERKRAKPIMDGLNTIIDAFVWMINCVMIIAPIGVFGLMAESVGTFGFSALAVVMKLFVVYIAAIIIYGFIFYPLVVKFFSDTPVLKFMSAMKKPQALALSTASSMATLPVTLEVCEKELKLANSTAAFVLPLGATINMSGNAIYYGLVAVFFAQMFNVELGMAAYAAIIFTSTLGAIGQAGVPGPSFLVVAVLLAAGIPIEGLPLLFALDRIFDMVRTALNITGDAVCAVVMDKYNPEHQVTK